GTCGATATCATGCTGTGTTTCCCGTCATTTTTTCTGATTCTGGCGGTCATTGCCTTTCTGGAGCCGTCGATCTGGAACATCATGGCCATCATCGGCCTGACCGGCTGGATGGGTGTGGCGCGGCTGGTGCGGGCCGAATTTCTGTCCCTGCGCCAGCGCGATTTTGTTCTGGCGGTACGTTCCTTGGGGGCTTCCGACAGCCGCATCATCTTCCGCCATATTCTGCCCAATGCCCTGTCGCCGGTGCTGGTATCGGCCACCCTGGGAGTGGCCGGCGCCATACTGACCGAAAGCTCCCTGTCGTTTCTGGGCATCGGGGTGCAGCCGCCCACGCCCTCCTGGGGCAACATGCTGATTACCGGCAAGCAGACCCTGGGGACGGCCTGGTGGCTGTCGCTGTTTCCCGGTCTGGCCATTCTGCTGACGGTGCTGGGTTACAATCTGCTGGGGGAGGGGTTGCGCGATCTGTTTGATCCCCGTAGTGGTGATGCCTGATGGCGCCGCAAAAACGCACCCGTTTTTGCGCCAGCTGCATGGCTGAACGGCCGGGGCCGTCTCAAACTGCTGGCCCAGGGCCAACGTGACAGGGCGCAGGAGGGAGAAGCCGTTGCGATGTCGCTGAAGCAGTTGTTACACCTGACTCCGGCCGGATTGATCGAGGCACGGCTGCAGGCGGTGACCGCCGGCCGTTTTGGCCTGATCTATGACAGCTATCACCCACAATCCGCGTTTCGCCAGCAGTTTCCATTGCGTAAGGATTATCTGCGCTTTGCCGCCGCAGCGGCCCTGCGGCAGTGCCGTCTGCTCGACTACCAGCTGGTTCAGCAGTGGCACCGGGCTGATCATGCCGAGGTGCTGTTCTGGCTGCGGCTGCAGGCGCCGCCGCGACCGGTCGATGCCTGGTTGGAGCTGGCCGAGCTGGACCGGACGGCTCATGGCTGGCGTTACCGTTGCGGCTATCGGCTGAGCTGGCCGGAACCGCCGGCGCCGGATACCGTTGATCCCGAGCGTCTGCGTCTTGAAGGTCTGTGTTTCTGATCTGCTCAGTATCCTGGAGGCACGATGCCTGAATTGCCCGAAGTGGAAACCGTGCGGGCCGGGCTCGAACCGCACCTGCTGCACCGCCGTCTGGTGGCCTGTCAGGTTTATCAGCCTCGGCTGCGCTATCCGGTGCCGGCCGATCTGGCCGTCCGTCTGTACCAGCAGACCATCCACCAGTTGAGTCGCCGCGGCAAGTATCTGCTGCTGCACTGCGCGAGCGGCACGCTGCTCATTCATCTGGGCATGTCCGGTAGCCTGCGCTTGCTGCGCAAGCTGGAGCCGGCCGGCCGTCACGATCAGGTTGATCTGCTGCTCGACGATGGCACCTGTCTGCGGTTTCATGACCCCCGCCGTTTTGGTCTGCTGCTGTGGCAGCCGGCCGGGCAAGGAGAGCATCCGCTGCTGGTGGGTCTGGGGCCGGAGCCCCTGTCGTCGGCCTTTACCACAGAGGTTCTGGCGCGGGCCTGCAACACCAGCCGCCAGGCCATCAAGGTCCGGCTGATGGACAGCCGCGTGGTGGTCGGCGTTGGTAACATCTACGCCAACGAGGCCCTGTTCGTCGCCGGTATCGATCCGCGCCGGCCGGCCGCCAGCCTCACGCGCGCGGAACTGCGCCAGCTGGTGCGTGCCGTCAAACAGGTGCTGCGGCTGGCCATTGCCGCTGGTGGCACCACCTTGCGCGATTTCGTCGATGGCAGCGGTCAACCCGGCTATTTCAGCCAGCAATTGCGTGTCTACGGTCGTGAGGATGAACCCTGTCGTCGCTGCCAGCGGCCCATTGTCCAGTGTCGCCTGGCCCAGCGCTCGACCTATTTCTGTCCCCACTGTCAGCCGCCGCTGGCATCACCCTGAGGAACGACACCATGGATGGTTACCCCTTTGTGCTGC
Above is a genomic segment from Desulfuromonas thiophila containing:
- a CDS encoding ABC transporter permease, producing the protein MLSSLLPAALCRLPRNRMTLAGLLLVGLMCLLALLAPLLPGDPGAVDIGRQLLPPGPDAWLGTDDLGRDVLTRIAYGARISLLVGLVAVGIATLIGILLGALAGYYGGWVDILIMRFVDIMLCFPSFFLILAVIAFLEPSIWNIMAIIGLTGWMGVARLVRAEFLSLRQRDFVLAVRSLGASDSRIIFRHILPNALSPVLVSATLGVAGAILTESSLSFLGIGVQPPTPSWGNMLITGKQTLGTAWWLSLFPGLAILLTVLGYNLLGEGLRDLFDPRSGDA
- the mutM gene encoding bifunctional DNA-formamidopyrimidine glycosylase/DNA-(apurinic or apyrimidinic site) lyase, with the translated sequence MPELPEVETVRAGLEPHLLHRRLVACQVYQPRLRYPVPADLAVRLYQQTIHQLSRRGKYLLLHCASGTLLIHLGMSGSLRLLRKLEPAGRHDQVDLLLDDGTCLRFHDPRRFGLLLWQPAGQGEHPLLVGLGPEPLSSAFTTEVLARACNTSRQAIKVRLMDSRVVVGVGNIYANEALFVAGIDPRRPAASLTRAELRQLVRAVKQVLRLAIAAGGTTLRDFVDGSGQPGYFSQQLRVYGREDEPCRRCQRPIVQCRLAQRSTYFCPHCQPPLASP